In Nicotiana tabacum cultivar K326 chromosome 17, ASM71507v2, whole genome shotgun sequence, one DNA window encodes the following:
- the LOC107759222 gene encoding U1 small nuclear ribonucleoprotein 70 kDa-like: MGDFNDAFMRNNPNVQARAKAQNRANVMQLKLIGQSHPTGLTANLLKLFEPRPPLEYKPPPEKRKCPSYTGMAQFVGNFAQPGDPEYAPPVPEVETPAQRKARIHKIRLEEGAKKAAEELEKYDPSSDPNVTGDPYKTLFVARLNYETTESRVKREFEAFGPIKRVRLVTDNTNNKPRGYAFIEYVHTRDMKAAYKQADGKKIDNRRVLVDVERGRTVPNWRPRRLGGGLGTTRVGTEDVNREVVQIGRAASRSEEPRVRDDRERDREKSRDRVRDREREKSRERSHDRPRERDRDDKHHRERERTRDRERDRGRDRDRDRERDRTRDRERGKDRDRERDRHRERDRERGKDYEGEVDQGCGRSRDREYDYEHGESKHERERHGDRERNYDPAEPEDDHGHYDHYDQHKGRGDYENPDAQAGDDRYKDASHVDDRYDQMEEDNYAYDHGASEAKEKNRDHRRSDRSHSREYDY; the protein is encoded by the exons ATGGGAGATTTCAACGATGCCTTCATGCGGAACAACCCTAATGTCCAGGCCCGTGCAAAGGCTCAGAATCGCGCTAATGTTATGCAACTCAAGCTG ATTGGTCAAAGTCATCCAACTGGGTTGACGGCTAATCTTCTGAAACTGTTTGAGCCCCGACCGCCTTTGGAGTACAAACCACCTCCCGAGAAGAGAAAATGCCCTTCATATACAG GGATGGCACAATTTGTTGGTAACTTTGCTCAGCCTGGCGATCCAGAATATGCTCCACCGGTCCCTGAGGTTGAAACCCCG GCTCAACGAAAAGCTAGGATCCACAAGATACGGCTGGAGGAGGGTGCTAAAAAGGCTGCTGAGGAGCTTGAGAAAT ATGATCCTAGCAGCGATCCAAATGTTACTGGAGATCCATACAAGACACTCTTTGTTGCTAGACTT AATTATGAGACAACAGAAAGCAGAGTTAAACGTGAATTTGAGGCTTTTGGTCCAATCAAGCGG GTTCGTTTGGTTACGGACAATACAAACAATAAACCCAGGGGTTATGCTTTTATTGAGTATGTTCATACACGGGATATGAAAG CTGCATATAAACAAGCTGATGGAAAGAAGATTGATAATAGAAGAGTTCTGGTTGATGTTGAACGTGGGAGAACAGTCCCCAATTGGCGTCCCCGAAGACTTGGCGGTGGACTTGGAACAACAAGAGTTGGAACTGAAGATGTTAATAG AGAGGTAGTTCAGATTGGAAGGGCGGCATCTCGCTCCGAAGAGCCAAGAGTACGAGATGACAGAGAAAG GGATCGGGAGAAGTCCCGTGATAGGGTGCGAGATAGAGAAAGAGAAAAATCTCGTGAACGTTCACATGATAGGCCAAGGGAACGTGACAGAGATGACAAACATCATAGGGAACGCGAGAGAACTAGGGATAGAGAAAGAGATCGTGGACGAGACCGCGATCGAGACCGTGAACGTGACAGGACACGTGACCGCGAACGGGGCAAAGATAGGGACCGTGAGCGGGATCGCCACCGTGAGAGGGATAGAGAAAGAGGTAAGGACTATGAAGGTGAGGTGGACCAGGGTTGTGGGCGTTCTCGTGATAGAGAATATGATTATGAGCATGGTGAATCAAAACATGAGCGGGAAAGACATGGCGACAGAGAAAGGAACTATGATCCTGCAGAACCTGAAGATGATCATGGACATTATGACCATTATGATCAACATAAAGGTCGAGGAGACTATGAGAATCCAGATGCTCAAGCTGGTGATGATCGCTATAAAGATGCCAGTCATGTTGATGATCGTTATGATCAAATGGAGGAGGATAATTATGCTTATGACCACGGGGCATCTGAGGCAAAAGAAAAGAACCGTGATCATAGGCGTTCAGATAGGTCACATTCTCGTGAATATGACTACTGA